One genomic segment of Leptolyngbya subtilissima AS-A7 includes these proteins:
- a CDS encoding response regulator transcription factor, translating to MIRLLLVDDQTIIRQGLTNLLEAQPDLTVVGMAENGQQAVDQVAALYATSRQPDVVLMDVRMPQVDGVAATRQICDDFPGVKILVLTTFDDDEYVQQAMRYGAKGYLLKQTPVDQLAIAIRAVHQGYTHMGPGLFEKTQFPAAPAELIPPELEGLSPREQEVLKLISNGLSNREIAQTLYISERTVRNHVTSILSQLQLRDRTQAALYASGFWPQTDSLKVAKLRLEST from the coding sequence ATGATCCGCCTCCTCCTCGTCGACGACCAAACCATCATCCGCCAGGGCTTAACCAACCTCCTAGAGGCTCAACCCGACCTCACCGTGGTCGGCATGGCCGAAAACGGTCAGCAGGCTGTCGATCAGGTCGCTGCCCTCTACGCCACTTCCCGCCAACCCGACGTGGTGCTGATGGATGTGCGCATGCCCCAGGTGGATGGCGTCGCCGCTACTCGTCAGATCTGCGACGACTTTCCGGGGGTAAAGATTTTGGTGCTCACCACCTTCGACGATGACGAATATGTGCAGCAGGCCATGCGCTATGGAGCCAAGGGCTACCTGTTGAAGCAGACCCCTGTGGATCAGCTAGCGATCGCAATTCGCGCCGTGCACCAGGGCTACACCCACATGGGGCCAGGGCTGTTCGAAAAAACTCAGTTCCCTGCGGCCCCCGCCGAACTGATTCCCCCTGAGCTAGAGGGGCTGTCGCCCCGTGAGCAGGAGGTGCTGAAGCTGATTAGCAACGGCCTCAGCAATCGCGAAATTGCCCAGACGCTCTACATTTCTGAGCGCACAGTGCGCAATCACGTCACCAGTATTCTGAGCCAGCTGCAGCTGCGCGATCGTACCCAGGCGGCGCTCTATGCTAGCGGCTTTTGGCCTCAAACAGATAGCCTTAAAGTAGCGAAGCTGCGACTTGAGTCCACTTAG
- a CDS encoding TldD/PmbA family protein — MVPGLTDDSLAEKLIDLALKRGADAAEVLQSRSRSRPVFFEANRLKQLETSAALGTALRLWINGRPGLAVAYGNVDPEAIIDKAMAISALNDPENIDLVAGNSRHYPDMGQEVPVEQLIEWGQAMIDRIRSAYPEVICGVDVECDVETTRILNTKGLDCHYSDATLSSYLSADWVRGDDFLSVSDGQTQRDRLEVDTLTDQVLQRLAWAEESAEVSTGRMPVIFTAKAADMIWGTLQSALSGKRVVERSSPWSSALGEQMTSPRVTLLQDPEAGPFSCPFDDEGTPTQRLVFIDRGVVTLFYCDRAVGRTLGAGSTGNGFRPGLGSYPTPSLYNTLVEPGTRSLEALIASIDNGVLVDQILGGDPGIAGDFSVNIDLGYRIHRGKLVGRVKDTMVAGNVYTALKDNVELGSDGDWNGSCYTPSVLLDGLSITSG; from the coding sequence ATGGTGCCTGGTCTAACCGACGATTCGCTAGCTGAAAAACTCATAGACCTGGCCCTTAAACGGGGAGCCGACGCGGCGGAGGTGCTGCAATCGCGATCGCGATCGCGTCCCGTCTTTTTTGAAGCCAATCGTCTCAAACAGCTTGAAACCTCCGCTGCTCTGGGCACAGCCCTGCGCCTGTGGATCAATGGTCGGCCTGGGCTGGCGGTGGCCTACGGCAATGTTGACCCCGAAGCCATTATTGATAAGGCCATGGCGATCAGCGCCCTCAACGACCCTGAAAACATTGACCTGGTCGCAGGCAACAGCCGCCACTACCCCGATATGGGCCAAGAGGTGCCTGTGGAGCAGCTGATCGAGTGGGGACAGGCGATGATCGATCGCATACGCAGCGCCTACCCCGAGGTGATCTGCGGCGTGGATGTGGAGTGTGATGTAGAAACCACCCGCATTCTCAACACCAAAGGGCTCGACTGCCACTACAGCGACGCCACCCTGAGCAGCTACCTGTCGGCCGATTGGGTGCGGGGCGATGACTTTTTGAGCGTGAGCGATGGTCAAACCCAGCGCGATCGCCTAGAGGTGGATACTTTGACCGACCAGGTGTTGCAGCGGCTAGCCTGGGCTGAGGAATCCGCCGAGGTTAGTACCGGACGCATGCCGGTGATTTTTACCGCCAAAGCCGCCGATATGATCTGGGGCACGCTGCAATCGGCCCTCAGCGGCAAGCGAGTGGTGGAGCGATCGTCTCCCTGGAGCAGCGCTTTGGGCGAGCAGATGACCTCGCCGCGCGTGACGCTGCTGCAAGATCCGGAGGCGGGGCCGTTTAGCTGCCCCTTCGACGATGAGGGTACCCCCACCCAGCGGCTGGTGTTTATCGACCGGGGAGTGGTGACGTTGTTTTACTGCGATCGCGCTGTCGGTCGCACCCTGGGGGCTGGCTCCACGGGCAATGGCTTTCGGCCTGGGTTGGGCAGCTACCCAACTCCCAGTCTTTACAACACCCTCGTTGAACCGGGTACGCGATCTTTAGAAGCACTCATTGCCAGCATTGACAACGGGGTGTTGGTTGACCAAATTTTGGGCGGTGACCCCGGCATTGCGGGCGATTTTTCGGTCAACATTGACTTGGGCTACCGCATTCACCGGGGCAAGTTGGTGGGCCGCGTCAAAGACACCATGGTGGCAGGCAATGTCTACACCGCGCTCAAGGACAACGTGGAGCTGGGCAGCGACGGCGACTGGAATGGCTCCTGCTACACGCCTTCGGTACTGCTGGATGGGTTGTCAATTACTAGTGGTTGA
- a CDS encoding tyrosine-type recombinase/integrase, giving the protein MQKRVGCHTFRYSFATHLLQNGYDIPTVQELLGHKNVKTMMDLHPCAESGWSRGCQSVRWIKGFVPTYDGDGGFFVFGVAQVCPYLFSHLLVVSAPIRIWETPPQLC; this is encoded by the coding sequence ATTCAGAAACGGGTCGGATGTCATACGTTTCGCTACAGTTTTGCTACCCATCTGTTACAAAATGGCTACGACATTCCTACCGTGCAGGAACTCCTAGGCCACAAGAATGTGAAAACTATGATGGATTTACACCCCTGTGCTGAATCGGGGTGGTCGCGGGGTTGTCAGTCCGTTAGATGGATTAAGGGTTTTGTGCCCACCTACGACGGCGATGGGGGATTTTTCGTCTTTGGGGTTGCACAAGTTTGCCCCTACCTGTTCTCCCATCTGCTGGTTGTCTCTGCCCCAATACGAATTTGGGAAACACCACCTCAGCTATGTTGA
- a CDS encoding ATP-binding protein: MKSEFLSALKPDPQNASSFGADLSHSSPRRQLLYVEWVLLGIAVCLTLPSFGVAFGMGVAWLELLIIALLGGVGLWQPVQRSHKLLYTTMELGLLLLLALATTHVPAMMRILPLLGLVVVVRSCQRFKTWGQVGVVAIIFLFHGAAAIAYRGIPIHEDLLQQVGFPPDQMCINVFQTNAMFVFGLVLVFVSLLVNALLSVYQSQQELAVAHEQLRRYAAQIENQATLQERNRIAREIHDSLGHALTAQTILLENALLYLPAQADQSRSYLTNAKDSAYQTLRDVSKSVSALRNNPLQGQSLAIAVPLLVNELCQSARITSDCSVELPEPLPDDITLALFRIVQEAITNVVKHSQATTVQVKLGAKPSRVYLQVLDNGQGFDPSKNTTGFGLRGMRERAIALSGTCQIWSAPHEGCRISVILPLPMAIDYPA, translated from the coding sequence GTGAAATCTGAGTTCCTCAGCGCGTTGAAGCCCGACCCCCAGAATGCGTCATCCTTTGGGGCTGACCTCAGCCATTCCTCACCACGGCGCCAACTGCTCTACGTCGAGTGGGTGCTGCTGGGCATTGCCGTCTGCTTAACCCTGCCCTCCTTTGGCGTGGCCTTTGGAATGGGGGTGGCCTGGCTAGAGCTGCTAATCATTGCCCTGCTGGGCGGTGTGGGGCTGTGGCAACCGGTGCAGCGATCGCACAAACTGCTCTACACAACCATGGAGCTAGGGTTGCTGCTGCTGTTGGCTCTAGCCACGACCCATGTGCCCGCTATGATGCGCATTTTGCCGCTGCTGGGTCTGGTGGTTGTGGTGCGCAGCTGCCAGCGGTTCAAAACCTGGGGCCAGGTGGGGGTGGTAGCCATTATTTTTCTCTTTCACGGCGCGGCGGCGATCGCCTATCGCGGCATTCCCATCCACGAAGATCTCTTGCAGCAGGTGGGCTTTCCCCCCGACCAGATGTGCATCAATGTGTTTCAAACCAACGCCATGTTTGTGTTTGGCTTGGTGCTGGTGTTTGTGTCACTGCTGGTGAATGCGCTGCTGTCGGTGTATCAAAGTCAGCAGGAGCTAGCCGTCGCCCACGAACAGCTCCGTCGCTACGCCGCCCAAATCGAAAACCAGGCCACCCTGCAAGAGCGCAACCGCATCGCCCGCGAAATCCACGATTCCCTAGGCCATGCGCTAACCGCCCAAACCATTCTGCTAGAGAATGCCCTGCTCTACCTACCCGCCCAAGCCGACCAGTCCCGTAGCTACCTCACCAACGCCAAAGACTCGGCCTATCAAACCCTGCGGGATGTGTCAAAGTCGGTTTCAGCCCTGCGCAACAACCCTTTACAGGGGCAATCGCTGGCGATCGCCGTACCCCTTTTAGTCAACGAGCTGTGCCAATCGGCCCGCATCACCTCAGACTGCTCGGTCGAGCTGCCCGAACCCCTGCCCGACGACATCACGCTGGCCCTGTTTCGCATTGTGCAAGAGGCGATTACCAATGTGGTCAAGCACAGCCAAGCCACCACTGTGCAGGTCAAGTTGGGGGCCAAGCCCAGCCGCGTTTACCTCCAGGTGCTCGACAACGGCCAGGGCTTTGATCCCAGCAAAAACACCACAGGCTTCGGCCTGCGAGGCATGCGCGAACGAGCGATCGCCCTCAGCGGCACCTGCCAAATCTGGAGTGCCCCCCACGAAGGTTGCCGCATCAGCGTAATTCTGCCGCTGCCTATGGCGATCGACTATCCCGCCTAA
- a CDS encoding nuclear transport factor 2 family protein has translation MSQQMSGSRAVPFCANYMNPEIETQIRECEARLYTAMSASDVSELDALIANDLLFAGPTGELATKAMDLDLHRTGGTQFHEFVPKELEIRVLSEHIALASVHVFLSGTYLGNAFSGDYRYMRVWRGGKSGWQIVGGSVTAMV, from the coding sequence TTGAGTCAGCAAATGTCAGGAAGCCGGGCGGTGCCTTTTTGCGCTAACTATATGAATCCAGAAATCGAAACCCAAATTCGCGAGTGTGAGGCGCGGCTTTACACCGCAATGTCAGCTTCTGACGTATCTGAATTAGATGCGCTCATTGCTAATGACCTGCTTTTCGCTGGGCCAACTGGTGAACTAGCAACTAAAGCGATGGATTTAGATTTGCACCGTACTGGTGGCACTCAGTTTCACGAATTTGTGCCTAAAGAGCTAGAAATACGAGTTTTGAGCGAACACATTGCTCTTGCGTCGGTTCACGTTTTCTTGAGCGGCACGTATTTAGGAAATGCTTTCTCAGGTGATTACCGCTACATGAGAGTTTGGCGTGGCGGCAAAAGCGGTTGGCAGATTGTTGGTGGCAGTGTTACCGCGATGGTTTGA
- a CDS encoding isochorismate synthase — translation MKGLNLSVFGYFFDGLMQYFAEPVSRIFGPDDDNYPRTGVQPFDGDAYAETVETL, via the coding sequence ATGAAAGGTCTGAATCTCTCAGTATTTGGCTACTTTTTTGATGGGTTAATGCAATATTTTGCCGAGCCCGTTAGCAGAATATTTGGCCCCGACGATGACAACTATCCCAGAACTGGGGTGCAGCCCTTTGATGGCGACGCCTACGCCGAAACGGTCGAAACCCTCTAG
- a CDS encoding ABC transporter permease → MSLNLLENATMAVKALNANRMRSGLTMLGIVIGNASVIAMVAVGQGAQSFVTRQFEALGTNVLFVTPGDAQRGPQAGVARADTLTLADAEAIAAEVLAIQAVSPEKSERLRVTQGAAETQANVIGTTADYPVVRNVTVDRGRFLHPVDAQGGLTAAVLGSEAAKILFGSQDPLNQRVRIDGVGFTVVGVAAARGASFGQNQDEAIYIPIEAMVSQITGLEVGQTSPTVQTIAVSARSEADTSAAQYQITNLLRLHHELRDRDDDFTVQSQQELLSTAASVSDILVLLLGFTASISLLVGGIGIMNIMLVSVTERTQEIGLRKAIGAKGADLMAQFTIEAVILAVTGGLVGVVFGAGGVGLVALLSPLEATVSWVAIALSFSVSGGIGLVFGILPARRAAQLDPIVALRS, encoded by the coding sequence ATGTCTCTCAACCTTCTTGAAAACGCCACGATGGCTGTCAAAGCCCTGAACGCTAACCGGATGCGCAGCGGCTTGACGATGCTTGGCATTGTGATTGGCAATGCGTCGGTGATTGCGATGGTGGCGGTGGGGCAGGGGGCGCAGAGTTTTGTGACGCGGCAGTTTGAGGCGTTGGGGACGAATGTGCTGTTTGTGACGCCGGGGGATGCGCAGCGGGGGCCGCAGGCGGGGGTGGCGCGAGCCGATACGCTGACGCTGGCGGATGCGGAGGCGATCGCGGCGGAAGTCTTAGCTATCCAGGCGGTGTCGCCGGAGAAGAGTGAGCGGCTGCGGGTAACCCAGGGTGCGGCTGAGACCCAGGCCAATGTGATTGGCACTACGGCAGATTACCCGGTGGTGAGGAATGTGACGGTGGATCGGGGACGATTTTTGCACCCCGTGGATGCCCAGGGGGGCTTAACAGCGGCGGTGTTGGGCAGCGAGGCAGCGAAGATTTTATTTGGCAGCCAAGACCCGCTCAATCAACGGGTTCGCATTGATGGAGTGGGCTTTACGGTGGTGGGGGTAGCGGCGGCGCGGGGGGCATCCTTTGGTCAAAACCAGGATGAGGCGATTTATATTCCCATTGAGGCGATGGTGAGCCAGATTACGGGGCTGGAGGTAGGCCAAACCAGCCCCACGGTGCAGACGATCGCCGTGTCGGCCCGCAGCGAGGCCGATACCAGTGCCGCACAGTACCAAATTACAAATCTGCTGCGTCTGCACCATGAGCTGCGCGATCGCGACGACGACTTTACGGTGCAGAGCCAGCAAGAATTGCTGTCTACGGCGGCCAGTGTATCCGATATTTTGGTGCTGTTGCTGGGGTTTACGGCCAGCATTTCGCTGCTGGTGGGGGGCATTGGCATTATGAACATCATGCTGGTGTCGGTCACCGAGCGGACCCAGGAGATTGGTCTGCGCAAGGCGATCGGGGCCAAGGGCGCAGACCTAATGGCTCAATTCACCATCGAAGCGGTAATTTTGGCGGTTACGGGCGGGCTGGTGGGCGTGGTGTTTGGCGCTGGCGGCGTGGGGCTGGTGGCGCTGCTGAGCCCGCTGGAGGCAACGGTGAGCTGGGTGGCGATCGCCCTTTCCTTTTCGGTCTCTGGCGGTATTGGCCTGGTGTTTGGCATTTTGCCCGCCCGCCGCGCCGCCCAGCTCGACCCCATCGTTGCCCTGCGGAGCTAA
- a CDS encoding efflux RND transporter periplasmic adaptor subunit, with protein sequence MAKHFSTTPVAEERSPDADSVDVGAKPRRWLRWPLWLWLLGLLGLLGLVPIVGPRVGLLPPPSQHPATSSDLNALTQPVETAAVTVRVEGRGSVVAVTTVNLSPKTAGRLEALYVDQGAIVAAGQVLARMEVGTLEAELAQRRAQLAQAEAEYNRTVAGNRPEAIRRAESQVASAQSQVALAISQRDRFRDLAAQGAIPQNELDQYETEARSAEASLNEAQQQLAETASGARPEEIEAAAAAVAAARAQVEIIQTQLGEATIRAPFGGVVTQTYATVGAIVTPTTSASATASATSSSILALSSGLEVEVEVAEASIGQVAVGQTVEIVADAFPQESFSGQVKRIAPEALIENNVTVFQVTVELQTGLDRLRSGMTVAATFVGETVAEALLVPTVAIATEDGQLGVRVADGLGNPVFRPVTVGLTQGGKTQILTGVEGGDRVFLDMPREEGGAPFSPPSPPPG encoded by the coding sequence ATGGCAAAGCATTTTTCAACTACCCCGGTAGCGGAGGAGCGATCGCCCGATGCCGATTCTGTAGATGTGGGGGCAAAGCCAAGGCGCTGGCTGCGCTGGCCCCTGTGGCTTTGGCTGCTGGGCTTGCTAGGCTTGCTGGGGCTGGTGCCGATTGTCGGCCCGCGGGTGGGGCTGTTGCCACCGCCTTCTCAACACCCGGCGACCAGTAGTGATCTCAATGCCTTGACCCAGCCGGTCGAAACCGCTGCGGTGACGGTGCGAGTAGAGGGGCGGGGCAGCGTGGTGGCGGTGACTACGGTGAATCTGAGCCCCAAGACCGCAGGCCGATTGGAGGCGCTCTATGTAGATCAGGGGGCCATAGTAGCGGCGGGGCAGGTGCTAGCCCGCATGGAGGTAGGCACGCTGGAGGCTGAGCTGGCCCAGCGTCGCGCCCAGCTAGCCCAGGCTGAGGCTGAATACAATCGCACCGTAGCAGGCAATCGGCCCGAGGCAATTCGTCGGGCTGAGTCGCAGGTGGCCTCAGCCCAGTCGCAGGTGGCGTTGGCAATAAGTCAGCGCGATCGCTTTCGTGACCTGGCAGCCCAGGGGGCAATTCCTCAAAACGAGCTAGATCAGTACGAAACTGAGGCCCGTAGCGCTGAGGCCAGTCTGAATGAAGCGCAGCAGCAGCTGGCCGAAACCGCTAGCGGCGCTCGCCCGGAAGAGATTGAGGCGGCGGCGGCGGCGGTGGCAGCAGCCAGGGCTCAGGTCGAGATTATTCAAACTCAGCTGGGTGAGGCGACGATTCGGGCTCCGTTTGGTGGGGTGGTGACGCAGACCTATGCAACGGTGGGGGCGATCGTGACACCGACAACCAGCGCTTCGGCGACGGCTTCGGCGACCTCGAGCTCAATTTTGGCCCTGTCTTCGGGGCTGGAGGTTGAGGTTGAGGTGGCAGAGGCGAGCATTGGTCAGGTGGCGGTAGGGCAAACGGTGGAGATTGTGGCGGATGCTTTTCCGCAGGAGTCTTTTAGCGGCCAGGTGAAGCGGATTGCGCCGGAGGCGCTGATTGAAAATAATGTGACGGTGTTTCAGGTGACGGTAGAACTGCAGACGGGACTGGATCGGCTGCGGTCGGGGATGACGGTGGCGGCGACGTTTGTGGGTGAGACGGTGGCGGAGGCGCTGCTGGTGCCGACGGTGGCGATCGCGACTGAGGATGGCCAGCTGGGGGTGCGGGTGGCGGATGGGTTGGGCAATCCGGTTTTTCGGCCAGTGACGGTGGGGCTGACGCAGGGGGGAAAGACGCAGATTTTGACGGGGGTGGAGGGGGGCGATCGCGTTTTTCTGGATATGCCAAGGGAGGAGGGGGGAGCGCCGTTTAGTCCGCCGTCGCCGCCGCCGGGTTGA
- a CDS encoding tetratricopeptide repeat protein translates to MKRSHAAIAILCGLMGSGVVIPNAQADAPAPPSQALNDFGQVPEPVPPLWLAQSSNGLSAAQQEQVDELLRQGQAKVTARDYAGAIAAYQQAAAIDSRNPRLFSGIGYLYVQQENYGEAIDAYQSAIALDGSNLAFRYGLAHSQYKNGQLDDALETYQGILSSNPREVNAHLGIGGIQIERSDYDGALTTYQNLARIAPGNAQVYAALGSLYIQQEDYDQALTYLNEGLRSNPNDGDLHVSVANIYILQENYPEATKNLREALRVEPQNANAQHQMGYVLYQQGDREAAFDYLVRAVRLDPEIVAAHALLGELLLEREQYLQAVLSYRKVVDALPSDPAAFYNLGLALHGQGLEAQALSNLELAAILYSRQGNTEGAARARELMAFWGYE, encoded by the coding sequence GTGAAACGCAGTCACGCGGCGATCGCTATTTTGTGCGGGCTCATGGGCAGTGGGGTAGTCATTCCCAATGCTCAAGCTGATGCTCCAGCGCCGCCTTCCCAAGCTTTAAACGATTTTGGGCAGGTTCCTGAACCGGTGCCGCCCCTGTGGCTGGCACAAAGCAGTAACGGCCTCAGCGCCGCCCAGCAAGAGCAGGTAGATGAACTGCTGCGTCAGGGCCAGGCTAAGGTAACGGCCCGCGACTATGCCGGGGCGATCGCAGCTTATCAGCAGGCAGCCGCCATTGACAGCCGCAACCCTCGGCTGTTTTCGGGTATTGGCTACCTCTACGTGCAGCAGGAAAACTACGGCGAGGCGATCGATGCTTACCAAAGCGCGATCGCCCTTGACGGCAGTAACCTGGCTTTTCGCTACGGTCTAGCCCACAGCCAGTACAAAAACGGCCAGCTTGACGATGCGCTAGAGACATACCAGGGCATTCTCAGCAGCAATCCCCGTGAGGTCAACGCCCACTTGGGGATTGGCGGCATTCAAATCGAGCGCAGCGACTACGATGGGGCGTTGACCACCTACCAAAATCTGGCCCGCATTGCCCCCGGCAACGCCCAGGTATACGCGGCGCTGGGGTCGCTCTACATTCAGCAAGAGGACTATGACCAAGCCCTGACCTACTTAAACGAGGGGCTGCGCTCTAACCCCAACGATGGGGATCTTCACGTCAGTGTGGCCAACATCTACATACTGCAAGAAAACTACCCCGAGGCGACCAAAAACCTGCGTGAAGCGCTGCGGGTAGAGCCCCAAAACGCCAATGCCCAGCACCAGATGGGTTACGTGCTCTACCAACAGGGCGATCGCGAGGCCGCCTTTGACTACCTGGTGCGGGCGGTACGCCTCGACCCCGAGATAGTTGCCGCTCATGCCCTGCTGGGCGAACTGCTGCTCGAACGGGAGCAGTACCTTCAGGCAGTGCTCTCCTACCGTAAGGTGGTCGATGCTCTACCCAGTGACCCAGCCGCCTTTTATAACCTGGGATTGGCGCTCCACGGGCAGGGGCTGGAGGCCCAGGCGCTCTCGAACCTGGAGCTGGCGGCAATTTTATATTCCCGCCAGGGCAATACAGAAGGGGCAGCCCGCGCCCGTGAGCTGATGGCCTTTTGGGGCTACGAGTAG
- a CDS encoding tetratricopeptide repeat protein has product MLLPSLRFTQLLLLLITLPLALLTPVAMPLARAQETPSEIDPTSFQRDEEAERLLYQGYDQFKTDQYQEALQSFQAALERFRQNGDRYQEAHALFGLGLAYDYMGQLEQAIESYQQALQLYRETSNYNWEVWSLNREGEMWSLISIAKVLIAQNQTDLAIDYLRQSVEVFAAIRDELMARNVYIPSNFDSLKEPYHCYAKLLRQQNRPQEAQQVLDLVREVE; this is encoded by the coding sequence ATGCTTCTACCCTCCCTGCGCTTCACCCAACTGTTACTGTTGTTGATCACCCTACCGCTAGCGCTTCTGACACCTGTTGCTATGCCACTTGCAAGAGCGCAAGAAACTCCGAGCGAAATTGACCCGACTAGCTTTCAACGTGATGAAGAAGCTGAGCGTCTCTTATATCAGGGTTATGATCAGTTTAAGACCGATCAATATCAGGAAGCCCTGCAATCGTTTCAAGCTGCTTTAGAACGTTTTCGTCAGAATGGCGATCGCTACCAAGAAGCACATGCACTGTTTGGTCTTGGCCTTGCTTACGATTATATGGGGCAGCTTGAGCAAGCCATTGAGTCCTACCAGCAAGCCCTACAACTTTACCGAGAAACCAGCAATTACAACTGGGAAGTGTGGTCGCTCAATCGCGAGGGGGAAATGTGGTCGCTTATATCGATTGCAAAGGTGCTGATTGCTCAGAATCAAACTGACTTGGCAATTGACTATCTCAGGCAGTCTGTTGAAGTGTTTGCGGCAATCCGCGATGAATTGATGGCTCGGAATGTATACATACCTTCTAATTTTGATTCACTCAAAGAGCCTTACCACTGCTACGCCAAGCTGCTAAGACAGCAAAATCGCCCTCAAGAAGCGCAACAGGTGCTTGATTTGGTCAGGGAAGTGGAATAA
- the nei gene encoding endonuclease VIII gives MPEGPEIRRAADRLHRAIAGHIANDVFFAFDHLKPYEEELIGRTVTAVKPYGKAMVTYFDNGLGVYSHNQLYGIWVICKPNAIPATRRQLRFAVHTPQRWALLYSASDIEVLTAEAVPAHPYIAKLGPDTLDTALTPAEVAERTLSTPFRRRQFATLLLDQGFLGGIGNYLRTEILYVAGIHPSQRPVDCTAEQIAAFAAAALALPQQSYRHNGITNDLALATHLKQTGYRRRDYRHWAFGRQGKPCHRCGNTIAKIMIGGRRCYVCPQCQPINH, from the coding sequence ATGCCCGAAGGTCCCGAAATTCGCCGGGCGGCCGACAGGCTCCATCGGGCGATCGCAGGCCACATCGCCAATGATGTGTTCTTTGCCTTCGACCACCTCAAACCCTACGAGGAAGAGCTGATTGGCCGCACGGTGACGGCGGTAAAGCCCTACGGCAAAGCCATGGTCACCTACTTCGACAACGGGCTGGGGGTCTATAGCCACAACCAGCTCTACGGCATTTGGGTAATCTGCAAGCCCAACGCCATCCCCGCCACCCGTCGCCAGCTGCGGTTTGCGGTGCATACCCCCCAGCGGTGGGCGCTACTCTATAGTGCTTCAGACATTGAGGTGCTGACGGCTGAGGCTGTGCCCGCCCATCCCTACATCGCCAAACTTGGCCCCGACACCCTCGATACCGCCCTCACTCCAGCAGAGGTAGCAGAACGCACCCTGAGCACTCCCTTTCGCCGCCGCCAGTTTGCCACCCTGCTGCTCGACCAAGGCTTCCTCGGCGGCATCGGCAACTATCTGCGCACCGAAATTCTCTACGTAGCGGGCATTCACCCCAGCCAGCGGCCCGTAGACTGCACTGCTGAGCAAATTGCCGCTTTTGCCGCAGCCGCTCTGGCCCTGCCTCAGCAGTCATACCGGCACAACGGCATTACCAATGATTTGGCCCTAGCTACACACCTCAAGCAAACCGGCTACCGCCGCCGCGACTACCGCCACTGGGCCTTTGGCCGCCAGGGCAAACCCTGCCACCGCTGCGGTAACACCATCGCCAAGATCATGATCGGTGGGCGACGCTGCTATGTCTGTCCGCAGTGTCAGCCGATCAACCACTAG